A genomic region of Christiangramia sp. OXR-203 contains the following coding sequences:
- a CDS encoding FoF1 ATP synthase subunit delta/epsilon, with the protein MYLEIVTPEAVVFRAKVDAVKVPGNDGEFQMLNNHAPIVSVLTEGDVKIDLAAGSTNEIKAKDQSAFRTEGNNTEVLYYTIKGGVLEMKDNKAIILAD; encoded by the coding sequence ATGTATTTAGAGATAGTTACTCCAGAGGCGGTAGTATTCAGAGCTAAAGTAGATGCTGTGAAAGTTCCAGGAAATGATGGTGAATTTCAAATGCTGAACAATCACGCACCTATCGTATCTGTTCTTACTGAAGGCGATGTAAAAATCGACCTTGCAGCCGGAAGCACGAACGAGATCAAAGCTAAGGATCAGTCGGCTTTTAGAACGGAAGGAAACAATACTGAAGTTTTGTACTACACCATTAAAGGTGGAGTTCTTGAAATGAAGGATAATAAAGCTATTATTTTAGCTGATTAA
- a CDS encoding DUF2975 domain-containing protein, which yields MKPISLLKYSLNVFLISLLAINLLKLLIVLFYFFNPDHDFFGGFSILPDEINNQPITKNYNWTTTLFGIDIISSILFIYLILKFKNLVSLLNTTDLFNFQQQKLFKNIGILLIIYAGIKWISLFIYKNFLESSPRTVTYDFDGTGSFWFVLILGLLFTYISYAFKEARFHREENELTV from the coding sequence ATGAAGCCCATATCCCTCCTCAAATACTCTTTAAATGTTTTCCTAATATCACTCCTGGCAATAAACTTATTAAAGCTATTAATTGTATTATTTTATTTTTTCAATCCAGACCATGATTTTTTTGGAGGCTTTTCAATTCTTCCAGATGAGATAAACAATCAGCCAATTACCAAAAATTATAACTGGACAACTACACTTTTTGGTATTGACATTATCAGTTCTATCTTATTTATTTATTTGATTTTAAAGTTCAAAAATCTCGTTTCTCTTTTGAATACTACCGATCTCTTTAATTTTCAGCAACAAAAGCTTTTTAAAAACATAGGTATTTTGTTAATAATTTATGCTGGAATAAAATGGATATCTCTTTTTATCTATAAAAATTTTCTTGAATCCTCTCCAAGAACTGTGACTTACGATTTTGATGGCACCGGTTCTTTCTGGTTTGTTTTGATTCTTGGACTATTATTTACTTACATCTCCTACGCTTTCAAGGAAGCACGATTTCACAGGGAAGAAAATGAATTAACCGTTTAA
- a CDS encoding DUF4270 domain-containing protein, with the protein MAVISAFVGCDEDFSEIGGEIITNPSNVEVREFNVNAYTKKLNSVQTNNSSNFFLGVTNHDLYGKSVASIVSELRLSTLDPDFGDNIELDSVVLKIPYYSSEAATSDDDEVTYELDSIYGNGSFKLSIFETNFLLNDLDPDAGFESAQRYYSDQKQLFEQNIVGPAIYEEENFVPSPLAFDSYEVGEDGTDTIANTPSFRIKLPVDYFEAKIIDKEGSSELSSNTDFKNYFRNLYIKAEENGTEGSQIFFNLNNQDAKITLYYRSDREVDDELEEGVRGSYTLNFASGNRVNLLEGAYPSDILQEIESQSSETGAENLYIKGQQGSMAIIELFPDTLVLDDLRSQDLLINEATLEFFVNRDVYEGENPDRLYLYDFTNNAFLGDYAIDLTLNAADPSASLTTFSSPLQVEEGEDGYYYTLRITNHLSNILNNDGDNVKLGLVAVPNINTVVSRSSQGVIAGSLNSAVRNSEELTRIPTGSVLTPEGTVLHGSNSADENKRLKLRIYYTNYN; encoded by the coding sequence ATGGCTGTTATTTCCGCTTTTGTAGGGTGTGATGAAGACTTTTCAGAAATAGGAGGAGAGATCATAACCAATCCTTCGAATGTTGAAGTTCGGGAGTTCAACGTGAATGCCTACACTAAAAAGCTTAATTCAGTACAAACCAATAACTCGTCCAATTTCTTTCTGGGTGTTACTAATCACGATCTGTACGGTAAATCTGTCGCTAGTATAGTTAGCGAGTTGAGATTATCTACTTTGGATCCAGATTTTGGCGACAACATAGAACTTGATAGTGTGGTGCTTAAGATCCCCTATTATTCTTCGGAAGCAGCTACTTCAGATGATGATGAGGTAACATACGAGCTGGATTCCATTTATGGAAATGGTTCTTTCAAATTATCCATCTTCGAGACGAACTTTTTGCTGAATGATCTCGATCCTGATGCTGGTTTTGAATCGGCTCAGAGATATTATTCAGATCAAAAGCAACTATTCGAACAGAATATTGTAGGGCCGGCCATCTATGAAGAAGAGAATTTCGTTCCTTCTCCTTTGGCTTTCGATTCTTACGAAGTCGGGGAAGATGGGACCGATACTATCGCCAATACACCATCTTTCAGGATAAAACTCCCGGTGGATTACTTTGAGGCCAAAATCATTGATAAGGAAGGTTCTTCTGAATTATCTTCGAATACCGATTTCAAAAACTACTTCAGAAATTTATATATCAAAGCTGAGGAGAATGGAACCGAAGGATCACAGATCTTCTTTAATCTGAATAATCAGGATGCTAAGATCACTCTGTATTATCGTAGTGATCGCGAGGTAGATGATGAGCTTGAAGAGGGTGTTCGTGGGAGTTATACCTTGAATTTTGCTTCTGGAAACAGAGTGAATCTATTGGAGGGAGCATATCCATCTGATATTTTACAGGAAATTGAGTCGCAATCTTCAGAAACCGGTGCTGAAAATCTTTATATTAAAGGACAGCAAGGAAGTATGGCGATTATTGAGCTATTTCCAGATACATTGGTGCTTGACGATCTAAGATCACAAGATCTATTGATCAATGAAGCTACCCTGGAATTTTTTGTAAATCGTGATGTTTATGAAGGTGAAAATCCAGATAGACTATATTTGTATGACTTTACTAATAATGCTTTTCTTGGCGATTACGCGATAGATCTTACGCTAAATGCGGCAGATCCATCAGCGAGTTTGACGACTTTTTCTAGTCCGTTGCAGGTTGAAGAAGGAGAAGATGGTTATTATTATACTTTAAGAATCACTAACCATTTATCCAACATTCTGAATAATGATGGAGATAATGTGAAACTAGGACTTGTAGCAGTGCCTAATATTAATACGGTGGTATCAAGGTCAAGTCAGGGAGTAATTGCAGGTTCTTTAAATTCTGCAGTAAGAAATTCAGAAGAGCTTACCAGAATTCCTACGGGTTCTGTATTAACTCCGGAAGGAACCGTATTGCACGGTAGCAATTCCGCAGATGAAAATAAGAGATTGAAATTGAGAATATATTATACCAACTATAATTAA
- the atpD gene encoding F0F1 ATP synthase subunit beta — translation MSKVTGKVAQIIGPVVDVVFDSENAELPKIYDSLEIARKDGSTLVLEVQSHIGEDTVRTISMDSTDGLSRGVEVLNTGNPIQMPVGKDVYGRLFNVIGDAIDGLGNLPKAGADGLPIHRQAPKFEDLSVSTEVLFTGIKVIDLIEPYSKGGKIGLFGGAGVGKTVLIQELINNIAKGHGGLSVFAGVGERTREGNDLLREMLESGIIKYGDDFMHSMEEGGWDLQKVDKEIMKDSKATFVFGQMNEPPGARARVALSGLTIAEYFRDGAGEGQGKDVLFFVDNIFRFTQAGSEVSALLGRMPSAVGYQPTLATEMGAMQERITSTKNGSITSVQAVYVPADDLTDPAPATTFAHLDATTVLSRKIAELGIYPAVDPLDSTSRILTPDILGNEHYDCAQRVKELLQRYKELQDIIAILGMEELSEEDKLAVSRARRVQRFLSQPFHVAEQFTGLKGVLVDIKDTIKGFNMIMDGELDKYPEAAFNLKGTIEEAIETGEKMLAEN, via the coding sequence ATGTCTAAAGTCACAGGTAAAGTTGCCCAGATTATTGGTCCTGTAGTTGACGTTGTGTTCGACTCAGAAAACGCTGAACTGCCAAAGATCTACGATTCTTTGGAAATCGCCAGAAAAGATGGTTCTACTTTAGTTCTTGAAGTACAATCACATATTGGAGAAGATACTGTAAGAACGATCTCTATGGACTCTACTGACGGTCTTAGCCGTGGTGTTGAGGTTCTTAATACCGGAAATCCTATTCAAATGCCAGTTGGTAAAGATGTTTACGGACGTCTTTTCAACGTTATTGGTGATGCGATTGACGGTCTTGGAAACTTGCCAAAAGCAGGAGCAGATGGATTACCAATTCACCGCCAGGCGCCAAAATTTGAAGATTTATCTGTGTCTACTGAAGTTCTGTTTACAGGAATTAAAGTAATTGACCTTATCGAGCCTTATTCTAAAGGTGGTAAGATTGGACTTTTTGGAGGTGCAGGAGTTGGAAAAACGGTACTTATTCAGGAATTAATTAATAACATCGCGAAAGGTCATGGTGGACTTTCTGTATTTGCAGGAGTTGGTGAACGTACTCGTGAAGGGAATGACCTTCTTAGAGAGATGTTGGAATCTGGAATTATAAAGTACGGTGACGATTTCATGCATTCTATGGAAGAAGGCGGATGGGATCTTCAAAAGGTAGATAAAGAAATCATGAAGGATTCTAAAGCAACCTTCGTATTCGGACAAATGAACGAACCACCTGGAGCACGTGCGCGTGTTGCCCTATCTGGTCTTACAATTGCGGAATATTTCCGTGATGGAGCTGGAGAAGGTCAGGGGAAAGATGTTCTTTTCTTCGTAGATAATATTTTCCGTTTTACTCAGGCTGGTTCAGAGGTGTCTGCACTTCTTGGACGTATGCCGTCAGCGGTAGGATATCAGCCAACGCTAGCAACCGAGATGGGTGCGATGCAGGAGCGAATTACTTCTACTAAAAACGGATCTATTACATCTGTACAGGCGGTTTATGTACCTGCAGATGACCTTACCGATCCAGCACCGGCAACAACATTTGCCCACCTGGATGCTACAACGGTACTTTCTCGTAAGATTGCTGAGCTAGGTATTTATCCTGCGGTAGATCCTTTAGATTCTACTTCAAGAATCCTTACTCCAGATATCTTAGGAAATGAGCATTATGACTGTGCACAGAGAGTAAAGGAGCTTTTACAGAGATATAAAGAGCTTCAGGATATTATTGCTATTCTTGGTATGGAAGAACTTTCCGAAGAAGATAAGCTTGCAGTATCCAGAGCAAGACGTGTTCAACGTTTTCTTTCTCAGCCATTCCACGTAGCAGAGCAGTTTACTGGTCTTAAAGGTGTGCTTGTAGATATTAAAGATACTATCAAAGGTTTCAACATGATCATGGATGGAGAGCTTGATAAGTATCCGGAAGCGGCCTTTAACCTTAAAGGAACCATAGAGGAAGCGATCGAAACTGGTGAGAAAATGCTTGCTGAAAACTAA
- a CDS encoding DUF2975 domain-containing protein — MKPPILLKTILDICFFILLISLIASMGIILSHLFLTSEGMPIYLNDHIIGEITMPKIILLILAIFQAGIFLFSVYTLRKVVHNFFKKRLFTSIQITGLNLAGRLIVLASILDAIVSFSSNLILESNLKLRFGIESTFGSFWLQLAMGLFLILLSKSFEKAKSFKEENKLTV; from the coding sequence ATGAAGCCACCAATTTTACTTAAAACTATTTTAGATATATGCTTCTTCATCCTATTGATTAGTTTAATTGCTTCGATGGGTATTATACTATCTCATCTATTTTTAACATCAGAGGGTATGCCCATATATTTAAATGACCATATTATTGGCGAAATAACAATGCCGAAAATAATTTTACTAATACTAGCAATTTTCCAAGCTGGTATTTTTTTATTTTCTGTATATACTTTAAGAAAAGTAGTACATAACTTTTTTAAAAAAAGATTATTTACCTCTATACAAATAACGGGATTAAATTTAGCTGGAAGATTAATTGTTTTGGCTAGTATTTTAGATGCTATTGTGAGTTTTTCATCGAATCTTATTCTGGAATCAAATCTGAAACTTCGTTTTGGAATCGAATCTACTTTTGGTTCATTTTGGCTACAATTAGCTATGGGACTTTTTCTAATTCTGTTATCCAAATCTTTTGAAAAAGCCAAGAGCTTTAAGGAAGAAAACAAACTAACCGTTTAA
- the glmS gene encoding glutamine--fructose-6-phosphate transaminase (isomerizing), translating into MCGIVGYIGHREAYPIVLKGLQRLEYRGYDSAGIALYDGEELKMCKTKGKVADLKQKFEEEVTTNGTVGIGHTRWATHGEPNDINSHPHYSNSGDLVIIHNGIIENYDSLKKELKKRGYTFKSDTDTEVLVNLIEDVIINEKVKLGKAVQIALNQTIGAYAIAVFNKTKPDEIVVARLGSPLAIGVGEDEFFVASDASPFLEFTNNAIYLEDGEMAVIRRDKDVKVRKIHDDSLVDPYVQELQMNLEQIEKGGYEHFMLKEIHEQPNAISDTYRGRMLVDQGIIRMAGVDDNMERIANAKRIIIVACGTSWHAGLVAEYIFEDIARIPVEVEYASEFRYRNPVISENDVVISISQSGETADTMAAIKLAKEKGAFTFGVCNVVGSSISRETHAGAYTHAGPEIGVASTKAFTTQITVLTLMALKLGKFKGTISHSDFQFHLQELERIPEKVKEALKSDELIQEVAAKYKDAPNCLYLGRGYNFPVALEGALKLKEISYIHAEGYPAAEMKHGPIALIDEQMPVVVIATKKGHYEKVVSNIQEIKSRKGKIIGIVTKGDEEVRDLADYVIEVPETMESLTPLLTTIPLQLLSYHIAVMLGKNVDQPRNLAKSVTVE; encoded by the coding sequence ATGTGTGGAATTGTTGGATACATAGGGCATAGAGAAGCTTACCCTATTGTTTTAAAAGGATTACAAAGACTGGAATATCGTGGTTACGATAGTGCCGGTATCGCTCTATACGATGGTGAAGAGCTGAAGATGTGTAAAACGAAAGGTAAGGTAGCCGATCTAAAGCAGAAATTCGAGGAGGAAGTTACTACAAATGGAACTGTAGGAATTGGTCATACCAGATGGGCAACTCACGGTGAGCCGAATGATATAAACTCTCATCCTCACTATTCAAATTCCGGTGACCTAGTTATTATACATAACGGGATTATTGAGAATTATGATTCTTTGAAAAAGGAATTGAAAAAACGTGGTTACACTTTTAAAAGTGATACCGATACTGAAGTATTGGTAAATCTTATCGAAGATGTGATCATAAACGAAAAAGTGAAATTAGGTAAGGCAGTTCAGATTGCTTTGAACCAGACAATAGGTGCCTATGCGATTGCTGTGTTTAATAAAACGAAGCCAGACGAAATTGTAGTAGCGAGACTTGGAAGTCCGTTAGCTATTGGAGTGGGAGAAGATGAGTTTTTCGTAGCATCAGATGCATCACCATTTCTAGAATTTACTAATAACGCGATCTATCTGGAAGACGGAGAGATGGCAGTTATTCGTAGAGATAAGGATGTAAAAGTGAGAAAGATTCATGATGATTCACTAGTAGATCCTTATGTGCAGGAATTGCAAATGAACCTGGAGCAGATCGAAAAAGGTGGTTACGAGCATTTTATGCTGAAGGAAATTCATGAGCAGCCAAATGCAATTAGCGATACCTATAGAGGTAGAATGCTGGTAGATCAAGGCATCATTAGAATGGCCGGGGTAGATGATAATATGGAGCGTATTGCGAATGCAAAACGTATTATTATTGTTGCTTGTGGTACATCATGGCATGCAGGTCTGGTAGCAGAATATATTTTTGAAGATATCGCAAGAATTCCTGTAGAAGTAGAATACGCTTCAGAATTTAGATATAGAAATCCAGTGATCTCAGAAAACGATGTGGTTATTTCCATATCCCAGAGTGGTGAAACTGCAGATACTATGGCGGCAATCAAGCTAGCCAAAGAAAAGGGAGCTTTCACTTTTGGAGTTTGTAACGTTGTAGGATCTTCAATTTCAAGAGAAACTCACGCAGGAGCTTATACACATGCTGGGCCAGAAATTGGTGTTGCTTCCACAAAAGCGTTTACAACTCAAATAACAGTGCTTACATTAATGGCTCTCAAGCTTGGAAAGTTTAAAGGGACCATTTCTCATAGCGATTTCCAATTCCATTTACAGGAATTGGAGCGAATTCCAGAGAAAGTTAAAGAAGCACTTAAGTCTGATGAACTAATTCAGGAGGTTGCGGCTAAATATAAAGATGCTCCAAACTGTCTTTATTTAGGTAGAGGGTATAATTTCCCTGTAGCGCTTGAGGGTGCTTTAAAACTAAAAGAGATTTCTTATATCCATGCTGAAGGTTATCCTGCGGCAGAGATGAAGCATGGACCAATCGCATTGATCGATGAGCAAATGCCAGTGGTAGTGATTGCTACAAAGAAAGGACATTACGAAAAAGTAGTGAGTAACATACAGGAGATTAAATCCAGAAAAGGAAAGATCATTGGTATCGTTACTAAGGGAGATGAAGAAGTTAGAGATCTTGCAGATTATGTAATTGAAGTTCCGGAAACTATGGAATCACTTACTCCTTTACTTACAACGATCCCATTACAGTTATTATCCTATCATATTGCAGTAATGCTTGGAAAAAATGTGGATCAACCACGAAACCTTGCAAAGTCTGTTACGGTAGAATAA
- a CDS encoding helix-turn-helix transcriptional regulator, giving the protein MAIIINLDQILEERGMKSNELAEMVGITTANLSILKTGKAKAVRFSTLEAICQALDCQPGDILEYLPD; this is encoded by the coding sequence ATGGCCATTATCATAAATCTCGATCAGATTCTGGAAGAAAGAGGCATGAAAAGTAATGAACTGGCTGAAATGGTTGGGATTACCACCGCAAACCTGTCTATCCTTAAAACCGGGAAAGCCAAAGCTGTTCGGTTTTCCACACTTGAAGCTATTTGCCAGGCTCTGGATTGCCAACCCGGGGATATTCTGGAATATTTGCCAGATTAG
- a CDS encoding M61 family metallopeptidase, with amino-acid sequence MRSLLMLLLLTSMAATSQVNTYKISFSNAVHHEAKIEVTFPKIKSQELTVRMSRTSPGRYALHEFAKNVYGFKAFNSEGKELEITRENPYSWTVKNTDGNVNIEYILYANRGDGTYSQVDASHAHLNIPATFMYSEELKDRDIELQIDLQDQPDWKIATQLEKINENTFKAPDLYYFMDSPIEISDHQVKSFEHDGQKIEFVLHHQGTEAELEQYFEQVKAIVEQEAAVFGELPDYDYGRYTFLACYMPNASGDGMEHRNSTILTKTDALADGGMKGNIGTVAHEFFHGWNVERIRPADLEPFSFSEVNMSRNLWFAEGFTSYYTGLILHRAGITSEKEYIEGLSGTFNYVWNSPATQYFNPMEMSMQAPFVDAAKSVDPVNRENTFISYYSYGSILGLALDLSLREKDLNLDNFMKMMWQKYGKNEVAYDTEDIENTLTAYAGKEFSNNFFAKHIRTGGQPEYKELFDQVGVSITQEVEKNHFGASFRETENGLEISRNTVIGSPAYVAGLDEGDLITSVNGTPVNTSKAMEEMIAGTAEGKKIKLAYQRFGETETTSVELSADPEYKITLSENASKEQLENRKKWLESK; translated from the coding sequence ATGCGATCATTATTAATGTTACTGCTATTAACTTCCATGGCAGCAACTTCACAGGTAAACACTTATAAAATTTCCTTCAGCAATGCTGTTCATCATGAAGCAAAAATAGAAGTAACATTTCCGAAGATAAAATCACAAGAACTAACTGTACGAATGAGCCGTACTTCTCCTGGTAGATACGCCCTGCATGAATTTGCTAAAAACGTGTACGGCTTCAAAGCTTTCAATAGCGAGGGAAAAGAATTAGAAATTACTAGAGAGAATCCTTATTCCTGGACGGTAAAGAATACAGATGGCAACGTTAACATAGAGTATATACTCTACGCAAATCGCGGAGATGGCACTTATTCTCAGGTTGATGCCAGCCATGCTCATTTAAATATTCCAGCCACCTTCATGTATTCCGAAGAATTGAAAGATCGTGATATTGAGTTACAGATCGATCTTCAGGATCAACCAGACTGGAAGATCGCTACGCAGCTTGAGAAGATCAATGAGAATACATTTAAAGCGCCAGATCTGTATTATTTTATGGATAGCCCGATAGAGATCAGCGATCATCAAGTCAAAAGTTTCGAGCATGATGGTCAGAAAATTGAATTTGTGCTGCATCATCAGGGAACTGAAGCTGAACTTGAGCAATATTTTGAGCAGGTTAAAGCGATCGTAGAACAGGAAGCAGCCGTTTTCGGCGAATTACCAGATTATGATTATGGACGATATACTTTCCTGGCTTGCTATATGCCAAATGCCAGCGGCGACGGAATGGAACATCGCAACAGTACGATTCTTACAAAGACAGATGCTCTGGCAGATGGTGGAATGAAAGGTAATATTGGCACCGTTGCTCATGAATTTTTTCATGGATGGAATGTGGAGCGTATTCGCCCTGCGGATCTGGAACCTTTCAGTTTTTCTGAAGTAAATATGAGTCGAAACTTGTGGTTTGCTGAAGGTTTCACCAGTTATTATACCGGATTAATCCTGCATCGTGCAGGCATCACTTCAGAAAAAGAATATATAGAAGGGCTTTCCGGAACTTTCAATTATGTCTGGAATTCACCAGCTACCCAGTATTTTAATCCTATGGAAATGAGCATGCAGGCACCATTTGTAGATGCAGCCAAGTCTGTAGATCCTGTAAATCGTGAAAACACTTTTATCTCCTATTATTCCTACGGAAGTATCCTTGGTCTCGCACTGGATCTTTCTCTAAGAGAAAAAGATCTGAATCTCGATAATTTCATGAAAATGATGTGGCAGAAGTATGGCAAGAATGAAGTTGCTTACGATACGGAGGATATTGAAAATACACTTACAGCATATGCGGGCAAAGAATTTTCAAATAATTTCTTTGCAAAGCATATTAGAACTGGTGGACAACCGGAATATAAGGAGTTGTTCGATCAAGTTGGTGTTAGCATTACACAGGAGGTCGAAAAGAATCATTTTGGAGCTAGTTTTCGGGAAACTGAGAATGGACTGGAAATTAGTCGAAATACTGTAATAGGAAGTCCTGCTTACGTAGCTGGCCTGGACGAAGGAGATTTGATTACTTCAGTAAATGGAACTCCAGTAAATACTTCAAAAGCAATGGAGGAAATGATAGCCGGTACTGCTGAAGGTAAAAAGATAAAGCTCGCGTATCAGCGATTTGGAGAGACTGAAACTACTTCTGTAGAACTTTCAGCAGATCCTGAATACAAGATCACATTATCTGAAAATGCTTCGAAAGAACAATTAGAGAACCGAAAGAAATGGCTGGAATCTAAATAA
- a CDS encoding putative monovalent cation/H+ antiporter subunit A produces MLTAILTGFIFSILLVFVGKFFKGKLSILASVVPLGLFLYFFQFIAPIADGEVITRSFQWIPSFGVDLGFKLDGLSLLFSLMITGIGFLVFAYTSSYLKGHEYLDRFYGYLAAFMGAMLGLVLSDNMITLFVFWELTSISSFFLIGFNNTNPASRKSAMTALGITGIGGLLLLASALLLNNITGTYSITEMLSMSEAIRGNEFYAVAVILLFGAAFTKSAQFPFHFWLPGAMKAPTPVSTYLHSATMVKAGIYLLMRFTPILGGENIWNYTLIVVGGITMLYSAIHTLFRTDLKGILAYSTISALGILVFLIGLGTEEAFLAAAVFIIVHALYKATLFLVTGIIDHQTHTRDVTRLAGLNKIMLPVGIAGILAAISSAGIPPTIGFLGKELTYEATYHSDTIIIISMIAIVLTKILLLYAGFVAGIKPFTGKLPEEHKNVKAPGSIMWIPPVLLATLGLVFGIAPFLIEGALIKPVVTALGGDASEIHLALWHGFNLIFILSLITIGVGTTLYFIIKPSEKLVASAAKFNAISPENILNLLNKGFVQFSNFWTNFFQNGYLRNYISIIILFLVVLVGYIMIGNTRFVIDYNSLSKITVYEITTTLILIAGIFYTVFTDSRLAAVAAMGVVGLSICLIFVFYSAPDLAMTQFSIDTLTVILFVLVLYKLPKYLKLSDYKTRMRDGILSSVFGLIITILALEVLSEPVSKQVGEFYAANSYVEAHGKNVVNVILVDFRGADTLIEVSVLSIAAVGVFGLMKLRLKMKDRKRYADTSLKQVNKEQ; encoded by the coding sequence ATGCTTACCGCAATTCTTACAGGATTTATATTTTCTATTCTCTTGGTTTTTGTAGGGAAGTTTTTTAAAGGTAAGCTCTCGATACTAGCTTCCGTAGTACCACTTGGGCTCTTTTTATATTTTTTCCAGTTTATAGCTCCAATTGCAGATGGTGAAGTAATTACCAGATCTTTTCAATGGATTCCATCCTTTGGTGTAGATCTTGGTTTTAAGCTGGATGGTCTGTCATTGCTATTTTCTTTAATGATCACGGGGATAGGTTTCCTTGTCTTTGCATATACCTCTTCTTACTTAAAAGGACACGAGTACCTGGACAGATTTTATGGCTATCTAGCTGCGTTCATGGGTGCGATGCTTGGACTGGTACTTTCTGATAACATGATCACTTTGTTTGTGTTCTGGGAACTTACAAGTATTAGTTCTTTCTTTCTAATCGGCTTCAATAATACTAATCCGGCTTCTCGAAAATCGGCAATGACCGCTTTGGGTATTACCGGAATAGGAGGATTGTTGCTTCTTGCTTCAGCTTTACTACTAAATAATATTACGGGCACTTACAGCATTACAGAAATGCTGAGTATGAGTGAAGCTATTCGTGGAAACGAATTCTATGCCGTTGCTGTCATATTGTTGTTTGGTGCAGCTTTCACAAAATCGGCTCAATTCCCATTTCACTTCTGGTTACCTGGAGCAATGAAGGCTCCAACACCTGTGTCTACCTACCTGCATTCTGCCACAATGGTAAAAGCAGGAATCTATTTATTAATGCGTTTCACTCCTATTCTTGGAGGTGAAAATATCTGGAATTATACGCTGATCGTCGTTGGGGGAATTACCATGCTATATTCTGCGATTCATACCTTGTTCAGAACAGATCTTAAAGGCATTCTGGCCTATTCAACAATATCGGCCTTAGGTATTCTGGTGTTTCTAATTGGTCTGGGAACCGAAGAAGCATTCCTGGCTGCAGCAGTATTTATCATTGTTCATGCCTTGTACAAAGCAACATTGTTCCTGGTAACGGGAATCATAGATCATCAAACACATACCCGTGATGTCACCAGACTTGCGGGACTGAACAAAATTATGCTTCCAGTTGGGATCGCCGGGATTCTGGCGGCAATTTCCAGTGCCGGGATTCCTCCAACTATAGGTTTTCTTGGGAAGGAACTTACCTACGAAGCTACATATCATTCAGACACGATTATCATCATTTCAATGATCGCGATAGTTCTTACTAAGATTCTCTTGCTATATGCAGGTTTTGTAGCGGGAATCAAGCCATTCACCGGGAAACTGCCTGAAGAACACAAAAACGTGAAAGCTCCTGGTTCAATCATGTGGATTCCGCCGGTGTTACTGGCAACATTAGGTCTTGTTTTTGGAATTGCTCCATTTTTAATTGAAGGTGCTTTAATTAAACCTGTAGTTACGGCTCTTGGTGGTGATGCTTCTGAAATTCATCTGGCGTTATGGCACGGATTTAATCTTATTTTTATTCTTAGTTTGATCACAATAGGTGTTGGAACTACTTTATATTTTATTATCAAACCTTCTGAAAAACTGGTGGCATCTGCAGCAAAATTTAATGCAATATCTCCGGAAAATATTCTGAATCTTCTAAATAAAGGTTTTGTGCAATTCTCTAACTTCTGGACGAATTTCTTTCAGAATGGATACTTAAGAAACTATATTTCCATCATTATTCTCTTTCTGGTGGTATTAGTTGGGTACATCATGATTGGGAATACTCGTTTTGTGATCGATTATAATTCGTTATCTAAAATCACAGTCTATGAGATCACCACTACTTTGATCCTGATTGCGGGAATTTTCTATACTGTTTTTACTGATAGTCGTCTGGCAGCAGTTGCAGCAATGGGTGTTGTTGGTCTTTCAATTTGTCTGATCTTCGTATTCTACTCGGCACCAGATTTGGCTATGACCCAGTTCTCAATTGATACACTAACGGTGATCCTGTTCGTTCTTGTATTATATAAATTACCGAAGTATCTGAAGCTTTCAGATTATAAAACACGAATGAGAGATGGTATTTTATCCAGTGTTTTCGGACTTATAATTACCATTTTAGCACTTGAAGTACTTTCTGAACCTGTAAGTAAGCAGGTTGGGGAGTTCTATGCTGCAAACTCATATGTAGAAGCTCATGGTAAAAATGTGGTGAACGTGATTCTGGTGGACTTCCGTGGTGCAGATACACTAATAGAAGTTTCAGTATTATCCATAGCAGCAGTAGGAGTATTCGGCTTGATGAAATTAAGACTTAAGATGAAGGATAGAAAACGATACGCAGATACAAGTCTAAAACAGGTAAATAAGGAACAATAA